The Teredinibacter sp. KSP-S5-2 genome includes a window with the following:
- a CDS encoding DUF3524 domain-containing protein has translation MTKALLLSAYDAQSHKRWREGIVDNLPEYQWTQCVLPPRYFSWRVRGNSLTWAKMEPKLSSVSEYEFLIATSMTDLATLRGMLPDLAKLPTLLYFHENQFAYPKSAQQHPGVEPQITSIYSAICADRVAFNTGFNQQTFMQGARALLGKMPDCVPPGVVEDIENKSVILPVPIESELFCREQKSDEEFQIIWNHRWEYDKGPDRLLNGLQRIPADRNLIVHVVGQAFRRQPDEFDQIKALLSERGWLGKWGYQESLQDYRALLASSHVVLSTAVHDFQGLSVMEAAASGCLPLVPNRLAYTELFPPCCFYVSSEDKPDNEAIDLANKLDALYQAHRQGELPQLALSAKPSNYDWARLKPAYEQEIEQLISGS, from the coding sequence ATGACAAAGGCATTATTACTGTCGGCCTATGATGCGCAGAGCCATAAGCGTTGGCGTGAAGGGATTGTTGATAATCTCCCAGAGTACCAATGGACTCAATGTGTTCTGCCGCCAAGGTACTTCAGCTGGCGGGTTCGGGGGAATAGCCTGACCTGGGCCAAAATGGAGCCCAAGTTGTCCTCCGTGAGTGAGTACGAATTCCTTATCGCCACCTCGATGACGGACTTGGCCACGCTTAGGGGAATGCTTCCTGACCTGGCGAAACTGCCAACCTTACTGTATTTCCATGAGAATCAATTTGCCTACCCGAAATCTGCTCAACAACATCCGGGCGTAGAGCCACAAATCACCTCCATATACAGCGCGATATGTGCGGATAGAGTTGCGTTTAATACAGGCTTTAATCAACAAACCTTCATGCAGGGGGCTAGGGCGCTATTAGGTAAAATGCCAGATTGTGTTCCTCCTGGCGTGGTGGAAGACATTGAAAACAAGTCGGTGATCCTACCGGTCCCTATTGAGAGTGAACTGTTTTGTCGGGAGCAAAAAAGCGACGAAGAATTCCAAATTATATGGAATCACCGGTGGGAGTATGACAAAGGGCCGGATCGTTTACTCAATGGGTTGCAACGAATACCTGCTGACAGAAACCTTATTGTCCACGTTGTCGGGCAGGCTTTTCGCCGTCAACCTGATGAGTTTGATCAGATCAAGGCGTTGTTGAGCGAAAGGGGCTGGTTGGGGAAATGGGGCTACCAGGAATCGCTTCAAGATTATCGAGCCCTATTGGCAAGTTCACATGTGGTGCTTTCCACGGCTGTGCATGACTTTCAGGGCTTGTCCGTTATGGAAGCCGCTGCGTCTGGATGTTTACCTTTGGTACCCAATCGATTGGCCTACACCGAGCTATTCCCACCTTGCTGCTTTTACGTATCTTCTGAGGATAAGCCCGATAATGAGGCCATAGACCTGGCCAATAAGCTTGACGCTTTATATCAGGCGCACAGGCAGGGTGAATTGCCTCAGTTGGCGCTATCTGCCAAGCCATCGAACTATGATTGGGCACGTCTAAAACCGGCTTATGAGCAAGAAATCGAGCAGTTAATCTCCGGTTCTTGA
- a CDS encoding cyclic nucleotide-binding domain-containing protein produces MLNKDTIKHHIPFNGLDDEYLDEALKHISVESFRKGEMIFKRGRAVAKRYFLLSGHVDLIDSSYYVESLTEDKDRAKSTLNPDSPTRCSAIVKSSKATVYSIETAALDRIVAWSQSAAAAPQSSFNGETSGEFSVEEINEKTGDWMSSLLQSPLFSRIPLTQVQELFLRFEDVTYKKDEMVIKEGEKGDYFYVVASGRARVVNRLGSVDLELKPGDYFGEEALLGETLRNASVYMMGSGILKRLNSADFTALLKSPVLRYVENRILEKLDKPYKLIDVKMPMEYRVNHVPGSINVPLSRLRSTLSELGGNSIYVVPDDAGSRADIAAHLLCQAGFEAMILKSPESVQ; encoded by the coding sequence ATGCTGAACAAAGACACCATCAAACACCACATCCCATTCAATGGATTGGATGATGAATATCTCGATGAAGCTCTAAAACACATTTCGGTGGAAAGCTTCCGTAAAGGAGAGATGATCTTCAAGCGCGGCAGGGCTGTTGCAAAGCGTTATTTCCTGTTGTCAGGGCATGTTGATCTAATTGATAGTAGTTATTACGTTGAGTCCTTAACCGAGGACAAAGACCGAGCCAAATCCACTTTGAACCCGGATTCTCCTACCCGATGCTCCGCGATTGTTAAATCCAGTAAAGCAACAGTGTACTCCATTGAAACTGCAGCGCTGGATCGTATCGTTGCCTGGAGTCAATCAGCCGCAGCAGCGCCCCAATCGAGCTTTAATGGTGAAACTTCCGGCGAGTTTAGCGTTGAAGAAATCAACGAAAAGACCGGGGACTGGATGTCTTCCCTGTTACAGTCACCACTCTTTTCCCGTATCCCTTTGACTCAGGTACAGGAGCTTTTCCTGCGCTTTGAAGATGTGACCTACAAAAAAGACGAAATGGTCATTAAAGAAGGGGAAAAAGGAGATTACTTCTACGTGGTCGCCTCAGGCCGGGCCCGTGTGGTTAATCGTCTCGGCAGTGTGGATCTTGAACTCAAACCCGGTGACTACTTTGGTGAAGAGGCGCTGCTGGGGGAAACACTGCGCAACGCATCGGTATACATGATGGGAAGTGGCATATTAAAACGGCTCAACTCTGCTGATTTTACTGCGTTACTCAAATCACCCGTATTACGCTATGTTGAAAACCGTATCCTCGAGAAACTGGATAAGCCCTATAAGTTAATCGATGTGAAAATGCCAATGGAGTACCGGGTTAACCATGTTCCTGGCAGCATCAACGTGCCTTTATCCCGTTTACGTTCCACCTTGTCTGAGCTAGGCGGGAATAGTATTTATGTGGTTCCCGATGATGCCGGAAGTCGTGCAGATATCGCTGCGCATTTACTATGTCAGGCCGGTTTCGAAGCTATGATCCTGAAGAGCCCGGAGTCGGTTCAATAG